Proteins from a single region of Loktanella sp. M215:
- a CDS encoding VOC family protein, whose translation MARLRFFDLSGGLKLALWAQADIAHDTGLPVQPISPTALTIGHNVVRREDVDQGLRAAARAGAKIIKSAQDTFYGGYAAYFADPDGHLWEIVWNPDLLPPDD comes from the coding sequence ATGGCGCGGTTGCGTTTTTTCGACCTGTCTGGCGGGCTAAAGCTCGCTCTGTGGGCGCAGGCCGACATTGCCCATGATACTGGGCTCCCGGTGCAGCCAATTAGCCCCACCGCCCTTACCATCGGGCACAATGTAGTGCGTCGAGAAGACGTCGATCAGGGTTTGAGGGCGGCAGCGCGGGCCGGGGCCAAAATCATCAAATCCGCCCAGGATACATTCTATGGTGGCTACGCCGCCTACTTCGCGGACCCTGACGGTCACTTATGGGAGATCGTCTGGAACCCGGATCTACTTCCTCCGGACGATTGA
- a CDS encoding VOC family protein: MKPLISVLTLGVADLERSLAFYRDGLGLPTTGIIGREFEHGAVAFFRPVWRAKARSVGAGRHCP, translated from the coding sequence ATGAAACCTCTAATATCCGTTCTGACGCTTGGCGTAGCTGATCTCGAAAGATCGCTGGCATTCTACCGAGATGGACTTGGACTGCCGACAACAGGCATCATAGGACGGGAATTCGAGCATGGCGCGGTTGCGTTTTTTCGACCTGTCTGGCGGGCTAAAGCTCGCTCTGTGGGCGCAGGCCGACATTGCCCATGA
- a CDS encoding recombinase family protein → MIVGYARVSTEDQHLDPQTSALEAAGAERIFTEKVSGTKKSRPELDRMIDQLRQADVVVVAKYDRLSRSLQDLLHIMGAISAKGAGFRSLAEDIDTTTPAGRLVFHVFASIAQFERERISERTKEGLVASRKRGRIGGRPPALSPERRAEVVRMRDQEGRGIAELSRLFEVSPNTIRRA, encoded by the coding sequence ATGATCGTTGGCTATGCACGCGTCTCGACAGAAGATCAGCACCTTGATCCCCAAACCTCTGCCCTTGAGGCAGCCGGCGCCGAGCGCATCTTTACGGAGAAAGTGTCGGGCACCAAGAAGTCACGACCCGAGCTGGACCGTATGATTGACCAGCTGCGTCAGGCTGATGTCGTGGTAGTCGCCAAATATGACCGACTGAGCCGGTCGTTGCAGGATCTTCTGCACATCATGGGGGCTATTAGCGCGAAGGGTGCAGGCTTTCGTTCCCTGGCTGAGGACATCGACACAACGACGCCTGCTGGTAGGCTTGTGTTTCATGTCTTTGCCTCTATCGCTCAGTTTGAGCGTGAGCGTATTTCTGAGCGGACTAAAGAAGGGCTCGTGGCCTCCCGTAAGCGCGGAAGGATCGGCGGCAGACCCCCAGCCCTATCTCCCGAACGCCGTGCAGAGGTGGTTCGGATGCGCGACCAAGAAGGTCGTGGCATTGCAGAACTGTCGCGTCTGTTTGAGGTAAGCCCGAACACCATTAGACGAGCCTGA
- a CDS encoding GAF domain-containing protein, with product MAKTYTFEALGLLHGRMDEDLLNIITLATRMFRVPISFVSVLESQEKRQHISASVGPFFDNPDVGDMPIEGSICQYVQASQKTVAIPDLLKDARTFDNEFVVQNGLRSYLGSPIHTTAGKVIGALCCMSASPVNGRRMKLVF from the coding sequence TTGGCTAAAACGTATACGTTTGAAGCTCTCGGATTGCTGCATGGCAGAATGGACGAGGACCTTCTCAACATCATCACTCTTGCGACCCGCATGTTTCGCGTGCCTATCTCATTTGTGTCTGTTTTGGAAAGCCAAGAGAAACGGCAACATATTTCTGCATCTGTAGGTCCATTCTTTGACAACCCTGATGTAGGCGACATGCCGATCGAAGGATCAATCTGTCAGTATGTACAGGCAAGTCAGAAGACGGTCGCTATCCCAGATTTACTAAAAGATGCTCGCACTTTCGATAACGAGTTTGTTGTCCAGAACGGCTTACGCTCTTATCTGGGCAGTCCAATACATACAACGGCAGGGAAAGTAATCGGCGCGCTATGCTGCATGTCCGCCTCCCCCGTGAATGGACGCAGGATGAAATTAGTATTCTAG
- a CDS encoding sensor histidine kinase, whose product MLHVRLPREWTQDEISILEDLARCVDGIVKARTLALEERKARVDLQDIMANRSGYIAHVSHEIRTPLTGIIGSIKMLGEVKSEDQSKRLMTILNRSAEKLLGFVNDVLDLAKLDAGHFEIIEEEADIGKLSSDVLDEFMGLADAKSIRMSVKDQLAGTTYLADKLAFQTILQNLIGNAVKFTDTGSVTVNISEDSYGQVAIDVADTGIGIAPEYHKKIFNEFEQADAVNPRIYGGTGLGMPIVKRMVDRMEGTITVKSQPGQGSTFSILVPLQRVFHREVAAQTDL is encoded by the coding sequence ATGCTGCATGTCCGCCTCCCCCGTGAATGGACGCAGGATGAAATTAGTATTCTAGAAGACTTAGCTCGCTGCGTCGATGGCATCGTAAAAGCTCGAACGTTGGCACTGGAGGAACGCAAAGCGCGCGTCGATTTGCAAGATATCATGGCGAATAGAAGCGGCTACATTGCGCACGTTAGCCACGAAATAAGGACGCCGCTTACCGGTATCATCGGCTCGATCAAGATGCTCGGCGAAGTGAAATCTGAAGATCAATCAAAACGTCTGATGACGATCCTCAATCGGTCAGCCGAAAAGCTTCTGGGCTTTGTGAATGATGTGCTTGATCTAGCCAAACTCGATGCTGGCCACTTCGAAATCATAGAAGAAGAAGCGGACATTGGTAAACTTTCCAGCGACGTCTTAGACGAATTCATGGGGCTCGCAGACGCCAAGTCGATCCGCATGAGTGTCAAAGATCAACTCGCCGGAACCACCTATCTTGCCGACAAATTAGCGTTTCAAACCATCCTGCAAAATCTGATCGGCAATGCTGTTAAATTTACGGATACTGGATCTGTCACCGTCAATATAAGTGAAGATTCTTATGGCCAGGTTGCCATTGATGTCGCCGATACAGGTATTGGCATTGCACCAGAATACCATAAGAAAATCTTTAATGAGTTTGAGCAAGCTGACGCGGTCAACCCGAGAATTTACGGCGGAACAGGTCTTGGTATGCCCATCGTGAAGCGTATGGTTGACCGGATGGAAGGTACCATCACCGTTAAAAGCCAGCCGGGCCAAGGCTCAACGTTCTCGATCTTGGTTCCACTACAAAGAGTTTTCCATCGCGAAGTTGCGGCCCAAACTGATCTCTGA
- a CDS encoding BrnA antitoxin family protein has product MSENKEHMQAASDDDAPDLSAPYWADKIAKATVQRGRPKADVTKVSTTIRLDPDVIAAFKAQGAGWQSRINDALRKAAGL; this is encoded by the coding sequence ATGAGCGAGAACAAAGAGCATATGCAGGCCGCTTCTGACGATGATGCGCCCGACCTGTCAGCACCTTACTGGGCCGACAAGATCGCCAAGGCGACCGTTCAGCGCGGACGGCCAAAAGCGGATGTGACCAAGGTGTCCACGACGATCCGTCTGGACCCGGACGTTATTGCTGCGTTCAAGGCGCAAGGCGCTGGTTGGCAAAGCCGGATTAACGATGCTCTGCGCAAGGCTGCTGGGCTTTAG
- a CDS encoding BrnT family toxin: MDIEYPTAKRDATLAERGTDMARAAEIFDETTLTVEDDRQDYGETRQITIGFLDARMVVMVWTQRGTARRIISLRKANEREQRAYAGRF; the protein is encoded by the coding sequence ATGGACATTGAATACCCGACCGCTAAGCGTGACGCCACTCTCGCCGAGCGCGGCACGGATATGGCCCGCGCCGCAGAGATCTTCGACGAAACCACCCTGACGGTGGAGGACGATCGCCAGGACTACGGCGAGACGCGTCAGATCACGATCGGCTTTCTCGATGCCCGCATGGTGGTCATGGTCTGGACACAACGCGGCACAGCACGCCGTATCATCAGCTTGAGGAAAGCCAATGAGCGAGAACAAAGAGCATATGCAGGCCGCTTCTGA